GCTGAATGCCGATCTGTTGCAGATGGCCGACATCCTGGGGATTTAAGCCGTGAAACGCGCCCGCCGCCTGTTCAGGGCCCGCTCCGCCAAGGAAGGGTTGCCGCCGGGAACCCTGGTGCATATCGGCGAGGCATCCCAGCACGCCGTGGCCATCACCCGTTTCAGCTTTTCGGAACAGGAGCTGCGGGAGGAGCGCGAGTGCGACCTGGCAGCGCTTACCCCGGAACAAGCTGGCAGCCGGGTCACCTGGATCGACGTGGAGGGGGTCCACGAGGTGGAGACCATCCGCAGCCTGGGGGAATCCTACAGCCTGCACCCCCTGGTGCTGGAGGATATCGTCAGCACGGTGCAGCGTCCCAAGGTGGAGGATTACGATGACTACCTGTTTCTGGTGGCGCGGATGCTGCTTCCCCAGGAAGGGAGAGATTTTTCAGTCGAGCAGGTAAGCATGGTGCTGGGCAGGGGGTGGCTCTTCACCTTTCAGGAGGGATTCCGGGGGGATGTCTTTGAATCGGTGCGGGAGCGCCTGCGCTCCGGCAAGGGACGGATCAGGGCCCAGGGGGCCGATTACCTGGCCTACGCCCTGCTGGACACCATGGTCGACCGCTACTTCACCGTACTGGAACAGTTCGGCGAGCGGCTGGTGCTGCTGGAGGAGGAGGTCTCCCTGCATCCCCACCCCCGGCTGCTGGTACAGTTGAACGAGTTGAAAAAAG
The window above is part of the Trichlorobacter ammonificans genome. Proteins encoded here:
- the corA gene encoding magnesium/cobalt transporter CorA; this translates as MKRARRLFRARSAKEGLPPGTLVHIGEASQHAVAITRFSFSEQELREERECDLAALTPEQAGSRVTWIDVEGVHEVETIRSLGESYSLHPLVLEDIVSTVQRPKVEDYDDYLFLVARMLLPQEGRDFSVEQVSMVLGRGWLFTFQEGFRGDVFESVRERLRSGKGRIRAQGADYLAYALLDTMVDRYFTVLEQFGERLVLLEEEVSLHPHPRLLVQLNELKKEAIFLRKTIWPLREVLSFLQRDDTELINETTRIYLRDVHDHAIQAIETVETYRDLLSGMQDLYLSSIANRTNEIMRFLTVIGTIFIPLTFIVGLYGMNFKYMPELEWHWGYFGVLLLMAVIALGMVEYFRRRRWL